Proteins found in one Oncorhynchus mykiss isolate Arlee chromosome 3, USDA_OmykA_1.1, whole genome shotgun sequence genomic segment:
- the LOC110520418 gene encoding terminal nucleotidyltransferase 5C → MANKAESTMSTSESVSHSVLSWDQVSRLNEVLTEVVPVHGRGNFPTLEVRLKDIVQMVRTRLQLRGIKVKDVRLNGSTASHVLVQDIGWSYKDLDVIFRVDLPQESGFQLVKDVVLGTLLDFLPEGVNKEKITPMTLKEAYVQKLVKVYTEQDRWSLISLSNNNGRNVELKFVDSIRRQFEFSVDSFQIVLDSLLTYYDFSPGNPMSRHFHPTVVGESVYGDFGASLDHLMNKLIATKRPEEIRGGGLLKYCNLLVRDFRPTSEEEFKGLERYMCSRFFIDFPDIGEQQRKLEAYLQSHFVGEEKSKYDYLMILRRVVNESTVCLMGHERRQTLNLISLTAFRVLAEQNAIPDASSVTCYYQPAPYVRDHNFSNYYVASCNQNIPTWLPCN, encoded by the coding sequence ATGGCTAACAAGGCAGAGTCCACTATGAGCACTAGTGAGAGTGTGTCCCACAGCGTGCTGAGCTGGGACCAGGTGAGCCGTCTTAATGAGGTCCTGACAGAGGTGGTGCCTGTCCATGGCCGAGGGAACTTCCCCACTCTGGAGGTGCGGCTGAAGGACATTGTGCAGATGGTGCGCACCAGGCTGCAGCTAAGGGGGATTAAAGTGAAAGACGTCCGTCTGAATGGCTCTACAGCCAGCCACGTGCTGGTGCAGGACATTGGCTGGAGCTACAAGGACCTGGATGTCATTTTCAGGGTCGACCTGCCCCAGGAGTCAGGGTTCCAGCTGGTCAAAGACGTGGTGCTAGGCACCCTGCTGGACTTCCTCCCTGAGGGGGTGAACAAGGAGAAGATCACCCCCATGACTCTGAAGGAGGCCTATGTTCAGAAGCTAGTCAAGGTGTATACTGAGCAGGACCGCTGGagcctcatctccctctccaacAACAACGGACGCAATGTGGAGCTCAAATTTGTGGACTCTATCCGCCGGCAGTTTGAGTTCAGTGTGGACTCATTCCAGATCGTGTTGGACTCACTGCTCACCTATTATGACTTTTCGCCGGGGAACCCCATGTCTCGCCACTTCCACCCCACCGTGGTGGGCGAGAGCGTGTACGGGGACTTTGGCGCGTCTCTGGATCACCTCATGAACAAGCTGATTGCCACCAAGCGGCCAGAGGAGATCCGGGGTGGGGGCCTGCTCAAGTACTGCAACCTGCTGGTAAGGGACTTCCGGCCCACCTCGGAGGAGGAGTTCAAGGGCCTGGAGCGCTACATGTGCTCCCGCTTCTTCATCGACTTCCCCGACATTGGTGAGCAGCAGCGCAAGCTGGAGGCCTACCTGCAGAGTCACTTTGTGGGCGAGGAGAAGAGCAAGTATGACTACCTCATGATCCTGCGGCGTGTGGTCAACGAGAGCACGGTGTGTCTCATGGGCCACGAGAGGCGGCAGACCCTCAACCTCATCTCACTGACAGCCTTCAGGGTGCTGGCTGAGCAGAACGCCATTCCCGACGCCTCTAGCGTCACTTGCTACTACCAGCCGGCGCCCTACGTCCGAGACCACAACTTTAGCAACTACTACGTGGCCTCTTGTAACCAGAACATTCCAACATGGCTGCCATGTAACTGa